A part of Solenopsis invicta isolate M01_SB chromosome 2, UNIL_Sinv_3.0, whole genome shotgun sequence genomic DNA contains:
- the LOC105199006 gene encoding vacuolar protein sorting-associated protein 33A → MSYLTGGRLNIGLIQEQARKRLLCLLEKCDGPKAIIWDQSLAGPIGLVAKYNLLEEYGVVKMYPLYGGTLTIPSNIANVIFISRPQLELMDLIAENVHGEEGKRPRKEFHLFFVPRKSLLCQKKLQNRGVFGSFTLIEEFKCDLFPFDNDLLSMELSGSFKEFHLENDPTCLYQVAQAIQGLQKLYGKILKVTGRGPAASKVWELLERLNREEEDTKSLPASSVTIEHLLLLDRSVDLLSPLVTQLTYEGLIDEIYGIKYNTVQLPARKFHDSDDSPTAMSLNDKEQIILNSGEELFAEIRDKNFNGVGPVLSKKAKVISSQFDERHGDKSVQEIKQFVARLPHMLATKQSLARHTTIAEMIKEVTDSSNFLESLQVEQELLNCIDTDKPNAYIEDMIAQQQPLLKVLRLLCIQSLTNSGLKPKLLDYYKREIIQTYGFQHLPTILNLEKAGLLKQQQSVRQYAVLRKTLRLTVEDESEIAPKDISYVHSIYAPLSVRLAEQLIQPNGWQGLNDVMGLLPGPTVSSVPYNMSSLARRNSITSEDSSSEPPKLVLVFFIGGCTFAEISALRFLSQQEDLNVEFVVGTTRLINGDTFLTSLMEDLERT, encoded by the exons ATGTCGTATCTAACGGGAGGTAGACTGAACATCGGACTCATTCAGGAACAAGCACGAAAGCGGCTTCTTTGCCTGCTAGAGAAATGCGATGGTCCGAAG GCTATTATATGGGACCAATCGTTGGCTGGACCGATTGGTCTTGTCGCCAAGTATAATTTGTTGGAGGAATATGGTGTCGTAAAGATGTATCCGTTGTATGGCGGGACTTTGACAATACCGTCTAATATTGCTAATGTCATATTCATCTCGAGACCACAGTTAGAACTCATGGATCTGATAGCTGAGAACGTTCATGG agaaGAGGGTAAGAGGCCTCGTAAAGAATTTCACTTGTTCTTTGTGCCACGCAAGAGTCTGCTTTGTCAAAAGAAGCTCCAGAATCGTGGTGTCTTTGGTAGTTTCACACTAATAGAAGAATTTAAATGCGATCTCTTTCCATTTGATAACGATCTACTGTCAATGGAACTGAGCGGATCTTTCAAGGAATTTCACTTGGAAAATGATCCCACTTGTCTGTACCAAGTTGCTCAAGCCATACAAggcttacaaaaattatatggcAAAATTTTGAAAGTGACGGGAAGGGGACCAGCTGCCAGCAAGGTTTGGGAATTACTGGAGAGGCTAAATAGAGAAGAGGAAGATACTAAATCACTGCCTGCTTCTTCTGTTACCATTGAACACTTATTATTATTGGATCGATCTGTAGATTTGCTCTCACCGTTAGTTACACAATTGACTTATGAAGGCTTAATTGACGAAATATATGGAATAAAATACA aTACTGTGCAATTACCTGCTAGAAAATTTCATGATTCCGACGACTCTCCCACGGCAATGTCTCTAAACGACAAggaacaaattatattaaattcagGGGAAGAACTTTTTGCTGAGATCAG agataaaaattttaacggcGTTGGCCCAGTTCTTAGTAAAAAAGCTAAAGTGATTTCATCTCAGTTTGATGAAAGGCACGGAGATAAGAGTGTGCAAgaaattaaacagtttgttGCAAGATTACCACATATGCTAGCAACAAAACAATCTTTAGCAAGAC acACCACAATCGCGGAGATGATAAAAGAAGTAACCGACTCGAGCAACTTCCTAGAATCATTGCAGGTCGAGCAAGAATTGTTAAATTGTATAGACACAGACAAGCCAAATGCATACATCGAAGATATGATAGCGCAGCAACAACCGTTACTCAAAGTTTTACGTCTCCTTTGCATACAGTCGTTGACGAACTCCGGTTTAAAACCAAAATTACTGGATTACTATAAGAGAGAAATAATTCAGACTTATGGATTCCAACATTTGCCAACTATATTAAATCTGGAAAAAGCTGGCTTATTAAAGCAGCAGCAATCGGTGCGGCAATATGCGGTTCTAAGGAAAACATTGAGGCTTACTGTCGAGGACGAGAGCGAAATTGCACCGAAAGATATCAGTTACGTACATTCCATATACGCACCGCTGAGCGTGAGACTGGCTGAACAATTGATACAACCAAACGGTTGGCAAGGATTAAACGACGTGATGGGACTATTACCAGGTCCTACCGTAAGCAGCGTCCCGTACAATATGTCCTCATTGGCAAGAC gAAATTCTATTACTAGCGAAGATTCTAGTTCAGAACCGCCAAAATTGGTTCTAGTATTTTTTATCGGAGGATGTACTTTTGCCGAGATATCTGCTCTTCGCTTTCTGTCGCAACAAGAAGACC taaatgtCGAGTTTGTCGTGGGAACTACTAGATTAATCAACGGCGACACGTTTCTCACTTCCTTGATGGAAGATCTAGAGCGCACGTGA